The following proteins come from a genomic window of Rutidosis leptorrhynchoides isolate AG116_Rl617_1_P2 chromosome 10, CSIRO_AGI_Rlap_v1, whole genome shotgun sequence:
- the LOC139871308 gene encoding uncharacterized protein, with the protein MMIALNAKNKLQIINGEFLEPESNSRIRALWERTNDMIISWILNTITDQISNSLNFVNTARELWKELQEQYSQLDGHRIYQLTNDIIQLKQHQCSIEVYYHKLKGFWDELDAIEAPYNRTCICKYENGRVNIERNQRKRLIQFLMGLDECYSNIRGQILLM; encoded by the coding sequence ATGATGATTGCTCTAAATGCGAAGAACAAGCTCCAGATCATCAATGGTGAGTTTCTAGAACCTGAATCAAACTCAAGAATTAGGGCTCTATGGGAACGTACAAATGATATGATTATATCCTGGATACTGAATACCATCACTGATCAAATCAGTAATTCACTCAACTTTGTAAACACTGCTCGTGAATTGTGGAAAGAATTACAGGAACAATACTCACAATTAGATGGACATAGGATCTATCAGCTAACGAATGACATCATTCAGCTAAAACAACATCAGTGTTCAATTGAAGTGTATTATCACAAACTGAAAGGTTTCTGGGATGAATTAGATGCAATTGAAGCACCTTACAATCGCACATGCATCTGTAAATATGAAAATGGCAGGGTTAACATTGAAAGAAATCAAAGGAAGAGGCTCATACAATTCCTCATGGGACTTGATGAGTGTTACTCCAACATTAGGGGTCAAATCCTCTTGATGTAA